In Leptospiraceae bacterium, one DNA window encodes the following:
- a CDS encoding 2Fe-2S iron-sulfur cluster binding domain-containing protein encodes MLTDKEKSYALIFGENWKENLVPIRIAGKEYFVPSKISLLRAFHFISMEYDGLDLSLQKHCWAGTCENCMIRFKDTQMGFTKALACQMECEKDLEISEFPFTMKKRIQ; translated from the coding sequence GAGAAATCTTACGCGCTGATTTTTGGTGAAAACTGGAAAGAAAATCTCGTTCCAATCAGAATAGCAGGAAAAGAATATTTTGTTCCTTCAAAAATTTCACTCCTTCGGGCATTTCATTTTATTTCGATGGAATACGATGGATTAGATCTAAGCCTACAAAAACACTGCTGGGCAGGCACTTGCGAAAACTGTATGATCCGTTTCAAAGATACACAAATGGGATTCACAAAAGCACTTGCCTGTCAGATGGAATGCGAAAAAGATTTGGAAATTAGTGAATTCCCGTTTACAATGAAAAAAAGGATCCAATGA